A window of Ooceraea biroi isolate clonal line C1 chromosome 9, Obir_v5.4, whole genome shotgun sequence genomic DNA:
GATTTTTCTAGAGTatcataaatttgtaattgctcttatatgttattatgttgcttcattttattaaacttataacACAGAGAATTATAAAGTATCCAATTATTTCCAAAGTTGCGAGACGCGTTTGCTGTTTTTCCTTCAGTTTTACTCCGCCGAAGGTTAAATTTATGATTGAGTGTGtattatgcaattaatatcgtaaaaaataaaagatattttgaacAGGAGGAGAAGAAATTTCATAGAATGTTTTAAAGAGATTAAAACGTGATGTCTTATACGTAACATTTAGTAAACTTAGTAATGTTTGTCTTGACAATCACAGCTTCTATGTTCATGCTAAACCAGATTTCTGACTAAAAAATAATGTGCGCATTTGCcacatacaaaatatatagaatgcgaacgtataacaatatatagatATCTCAATGTATAGATCTTATTAAAATTCGTACACTTACTCGCGtgtaattattagaaaaaatgGCAGATATCACCGTAAGTAAGCACGAATCGCTATCATGATCTTGGATTgcaaaaagtttgattttaaatttacaaattatgatACAACTCTTTGCaagagttaaataaaaatcgcgagacaatatatatataagactgcgaaatgatttatattaaagaCACAACAAAAAGGatcgtttaaaagaaaatacgtaatagaaagtaatttaatattgtacaaatatacGTGATATCCATTTTCATATAcaatcaatatatgtataaatatattatgctATAGCAAAAGACAAATCAATCTTCTTGCTATTCAAGTTAATTTAAAGTACATTCACCATTACTCTATTTTCACCGAGATTACAATCTACGACCTAGACTCTTCTAAATTTCGAAGTGTTCTCCATGGAAAttgattttcaaaaataagtaAGCAACGTCCCGATTTCGTGTCACTAAGAGTCGTAAAAAGAGTCCCTCACAGCCTAAGTAAGACTTTCACTTGAGATCTTTAAGTTTGTTGGGTGAATGCTGAAGCAGGACTCGATAACGGTATCTCTCGGTTATATTACacacacaatatatatatatatatatatgtatgcaaatTTTCAACGATACGATCTACatcatttttgtacaaataaaaattccgaTTTCCTCCAAATTACCTGCCAATTTATATGTTGCAAGGCGAAATGACGTGATGTGTCTCCGATACATGCATGATTCTTGCGAACTTTCGCGTCTCatggtattattattattacatgtcCTGCTGGCGAGTCTGCAAACTTCTCTCACCAtttataagtattacaaaagGAACTCTTAAGGGGAAGTTTCATTGGGCAGATGGCCACCGAGCTGTAGAACCTTTTCTCAAGCCGTAAACAGTTTTACAGCTCGACGAGCAGTGCATATCGTAACAGGTAAAAAGATTTACATATTTCTCAGGATGATAAGATCTGATCAAGACATATACACAAGCTATGAACATAATTTACAGAataatgtgtgtatgtgtgtgtgtgtgtatgtgagtgtgcgcgtgtatgtgtcAGTTGCTTCTTCACATACACACCTTATAAATTTACGAGCTCTTCCAGAACTTGCAAAGCCGTGTGTTCTGCTCTGTACGTTTCAAAGTGTACGGTATACCCGCTTTAGGCTAGAtacacaattttaatttacacaaattatacaaattgaaaatactggcggacgtttatttttaactaaacgTCTGTGCTGCGTATATAGATGGTACTGGAGTAAGAGATACAAATTGCCAGGTTCCTCTTGACGAATTGTTTGTGCGTGCACACGATTCGTCGATACACCGGCAAGAAACGTACACGCGATCTTGCAACTAATGTGTAGCCcttcatttataaaaatttcgatggcgcattattaattcaccCAGTTACGTAACTGACattacatatgtgtgtgttatTGCCCGCGTAGAGCTACGCACCGTCCCGCGCACAACTCGCgctctttatcttttttttttctttttttttatctttgtacGTACAGTCACAGTCATTGAACTTGTAACACGTTCCACTTACACACGACCGCCTGATCGGAAATAGTAGACTTTAACCATTTTACATGTAGCCCGATTTTGCGTGACTCAAGCGGAGGCAAGTAACCATACGTGGGGGATCTCTACGACGGCTCCGACGTCTTTGCGCTGACTTCTGACGATATACTTACAGGCGTCACAGTCGCTTTGCATGCCGGAACGAATTCAGCCGCGTCTGGATTTAGCTTGCTCTGGAAATTCGCAAGTAATTAATGACGACGCCGTTAGGGTTAGAAAAAATCTCGACAAGGAATCCCTTTCTCCTAGCATGACGTTAAAAGGATGTTCTGACCAGTACCTGCTTAGCAAGATCGTCGTGCAATTTGAGGCCACCGAGCTGTTGCGAGAGCTCAGCGGCGTTGTTATCGGAGACGCCAGTGGCTGTGGACCATGCGGTGGAGCTCATGTTCCTCTGGTGTTGCCTCTCCTCCTCCAGCATCGCTTCCAAGCACTCCTCCATCAACTCTTCTTCCTCCAACTGTTGGAGCACCTGTGGCGACAGCCAAGTGGATAAAGCAGGGATGCCAGCAagcttatattattattattattatttatattatattattattttcacgtgCAAAGTACCTGCTTGTCAAactcctcctcgttctccatCCACAGGTACTCTGAGAAATCACCATCGCCAATCCCCTGCACCTCGGGCTCCGTGTCGATGGTGTTGTCCGCGTACGGGATGATGCCGCTCTCCTGACCGTAGTAACCGTTCCCAGACCCATTTGGATTTGGAATCTTCATTTTCATAGCAATGAAAACGTGCGTGGCGTGTCAATTACCTGAAAATCCGTCAACGATCTACTCGCGGTTCATCTGGTATCTCCTCCCCCTCCATCGCGACGCTATTTAAATTCGTATTCTGCAATCCGCGATCATTACACGCTTCACGCGTGATGTTTCGAGGCAAACGATCGAGGACAAGCGGGGAGAAGCAACGAGCCACGCCGGACGGATGGCTCGGCTTGTAAACAGTGGAGTGCGCGAGTTGCTCGAGGGCGATGCTAATCTCTggctcgagatcgaaattcaCCGACAGGCGAGGCGAGGAGAGTCGGTTTTCACCGTTCGCGATGGACGATGCAACCTTGAACCGGTCGCGGAGGCGCCGCGAGTCAACAAACCGAGCAGTGTCCTCGCGCTATGTCGGACTACGCGCGCGGATGCGATCTCTCGATTCCACTGCCCGCGATTGCTCCGGATTGCGCTCCCGGTGTTTACCTGTGATCGACGGCGGTTATACCGAAAGGatttcctctctctgtctctctaaGGGCGCATAGCGAGGAGGATACGCGGtacacaaataataataatcatcatcatcgttcccgtcgtcgccgtcacTTGACAGATGCGGTCGCAGGAGCGACCATCTTTGCGCGCAACGTGTTCTCGTGTCGAGTCACGTAAATCGTCGCTCGCGCGGAGTCGCCGCGAGGACGCTCGCGCGGCGCGTCAGTCCGTTGTTTATCGGCCGCAagcgccgacgacgacgacgacggcgagcgACAGCTGGCTCCCTGCTCGGCGCGGGCACCGGATGGGACGGACGACTCTCGAGAAACGAGGCGTCGCGTTTCTCGGGGCGGGTTACGTACCTCGTTTCTGTGACAAAACAGCTCGCAGACACGTTCGTTGCGGTCGTTGCGTTACGGGATACACGTAGAATTTACGCAGTTCTCACAGACGCGTACGGAACACCTATATGTGCGTGTCGTTCAACGCAAATTAACCGATCGCACAGTGCTGCCACTGGCGTTGTCGTTCAAAGCCGTGAAGCGAGAGCAGCGCTGGAGCGGTTTCGCGAATAATCGAGACTCGCCTCTTCGCGCTGACGCGGGAAATAGTAGCTGCTTTGATACGCGTGTTGCGTTGGAAATTGGAAATGCCGATTTACTTGATCAATTTATGATTTATCACGATGCACAGTTTATCAAAGTTGACggcaaaagtatttttattcatgttaatttaatttcgatgCGTAGGGTCGTACAATTTTCTATCTTGAGAAACGTATTTAAAGACGCATTTATGAGAAAGCTCAATTTTGcgctaatataaatttaattaaacgatattatttatgaaaacatTATCTAAACTCAATAATACACTATGGACAGTATTCATAGTCTATTctcataatgaaataatattaaatataatttttagataCTCGGCTATATCTGCTTggctaacaaatattttaattaatattaatattacaaatattttcatatttacgacAACCTTAATATAAGAACAGACACCCTATAAAGCAATCTAGGCAAAATTCTGCGAGAGAAGAATATACatttccatctctctcttttggtTTTTCGCGCTCACGCATGCTCAGTCTACCACGCTCAATTttgcaacattgcaaaatatattgcaagatatataaaaaattaaaaaagataatggATGGATGTGCTGCACCGTTTAGTTTTGATTTGTGTCGCTGAAATAGAATGTTTATATTAATGGTAATAAGTTGTGTAATTCAAATATGAGCAGGAATTGTCCAGATCTAGAGGACCAATCAAAACTGGACATCATATGGCGAGACTTTTATTGTAGGGTCTCTAGAACagactataaataaataatattgtatgttaattatatgtataattataatcgtCATAATTGTCAACAAAAGAGTTTTGAAAAACCGATCGTATATACATACGCATGCACACGCATTATGCTACACACAATAGATAGTTGAATCATCTTCTGGTAGATGTCACTCCCtacaataataaacaattgacgtgacaattttgataattaaagAGTAAGGTAATTTCTGTTCTGCTTAATAAAGCCAAAGATAATTATCATTCTCCAAAAATCCAGTGGTGAgacgaaaataataatccacgGCGCATTACGCGCGCATTTCTGCTGCTGCCGAATGATTTATATTCGAGGCGCGTCGAGCTGACGACTGCTGACGTACGTAGTCGCGCGGCGATTGGCCCGCGCCGACTCGCGCGGCGTATTTACATCGCGGCGGCACGTGATTGGCCGGGAACGGCGCAGGTGACATGCGCGTGCGACGTGCGCGTCCAAACAAAGCACGGTAGCACTGCCCCCGCAGCAGTATTCTATCGTGATTGCTCGCGCGGTGGAGTTCGTTGCCGTCTCGTCCTTCTTATCGCGTACGTCGCAGTCGCGTTTTGTTGTGTGtatctccgtctctctctctctctgtccctgTAGGCGGGCGAGCAAGCAGACGAGTTTCCGTACGCAATCACGCAGGTGTACGTGCGAGACGACGATGTCGTTTTCGGTGAAGAAGCACACGTCGGACGAGCAGCTGAGCGGTGAGTAGAACTGCGAAAAAGCGTCGACTGTCGGAATCGGACGCGACGACACGTCGCGCGGCCATTTCGCGCAGTGTCCCTGCCTGTCTGCCTGCCTGCTGTTTGCCTCCCCTTTCGCCTCCCCTACCGCCCCTTACGCGCGAGCGACGCGAGCATAAACAAACGCGTTCAACTGTCGGCGATCGTCGGGATCGTCCCCGATCCGCCGCGGAATTTTGCAGTGACGCGAAATGCGACTTCGACAGAATCGCTGTTAGAACTGTTGGAATCGTagaaacttttatttcaaCGAGTCTCCATTTGATTTTTTTTGGTTAAATACTTTGGCAAAAATTGATACTCGAAAAAATCGGAGCAAATCTCGCCAAGTTTTGGATCGTTTTGGAATTGAGACGGCGATGGCGCCGATTCCGATTTATAACCTACTTATTTGCGCCGTATATTTTTACGGTGGAGATTCAATTTTTGATGTCGCGCGCGTGAATCGATACTCGTCTGGCACTTCGCGCGAAGTCGACTTCGCGAAGCACACCGAACGAAATTCATGTGCGCAAGATTAATGTATACCTTTTTTCATGTCGACGTGAACACATCCTTTCACAGTATAAATCCTTAGTTTTCTCCCTTCGTATCTCGCTTGCATTACATGTTTCTTTCGTTTGACTCCCATTCGTAATGAAGGCGTAATGAACTGCGCATTACTCCCGCATCTGCTACGACATTCTAAAAACAGGTTCTAGTTTGGAGCAGAAACAAGTGCGCATAAACAAATCATCGGAGCAcgaatatctttattttgttAGAGCATTCCCTTTGATAAGTAAGCGATAAAATCGTCGAATGTTCGTGGTTTTGCGGTTAACGACGCAGTTGctatttttattcgaaaataacTGCGAGGATGTTCGAAGCCTTCGGCGCCAAGtttatttatgtttcagataaaagtaaattatatttctagtGTTCTTTCATGCGTTTCCGCGCTTCCTGGTACGTCATTCCGCATAGTAGCGATAAAATCAGATAAGATCCGCTCAAAATATGTGCACCGCAGGCGTTGTAAACATACTGCCGATTACAAAACCACAATAGTTATCAGTGATCAAAGAACGACAGCTGACAACAATACGtgagatttttattatctctgAATTTTCCAAACTGAGAAGGAACCCTACAGTGCACtgtattttcttcatttaatataaaaattcaatagcCAATCATATTATAATCTTAAGCTGCATGAAAAAAGTTCCATTTTATGCAAGTATCTCCTTCAATTGTTCATACAAGCTgtgttataattatgtttgttTAGACAAATATAAtggtagaaaaataatttataccttgatctataattttataaaagaaattttaagtCACGTTCGAAGTTGAAAAATTTTCGTTGTATTTGGTGTTTTACGGTGAAAAAAGTCGgatattctaataataattcatagtCTGCATGTCCAGTTATTCGtatagaaatatgaaatttcaaaaacagCTACATCGTTACGAACCGACGGATTCGTTCTTGAGAAAAAAGAGGATTATCAATTTCATTAAGATAATTTTGTGTTCTTTATCACACGATATTCTCTgcttgtattaatattatattatcaaatttcacaggagtaaaaatattataaaagcgCCCAAATGTGATGAAAAATAATGCTGCttcgaatttttttcaatataaatttaatataaaaagctAACCTCTTTATCTTCTTCAATTTAAATTGTCTGTATAGATTAACGGGTCGGTGTCCTACAGACTCATGGCCTGAGTGTTCTATTTAAATCGGCTGAATCTAATAAAAGTATGGCACTCGGTCAAGATCAGGTCCGTACTTCTCATTGTCGACGTTGTTGAGTCCTGAAATAATGCAGCTAAATAATACTCTAATGTCATGTGCAGCGAAGTTAGGATAATATCACATATTGATATTCGTATAATAAGAAGATAGAATTATGCTCAAATTTTCAATATCGAGCATTTGTCGAATAAGGTGAGCATTCGTTGTTCCTGCTAATCTGATTCACACGGAAACGCGTTATTTCGATAAAACGTGGATTTATGGACGAAAGTCCATAATCGGAATTAAGCAAACACACCCGGAGTAAAAGTTTCGAAATAGTTGCAGGTCATTTCCCAACAGCATGAGCATCCATCTCGGCGGTTTTCATGCGATTGAGGTACGCGATTGTCGGCACGTCGTTTAAATGCAATCATCCTCTCTCGGAACTCGTCATTAGAGCGACGATGAACCAAAATTGTCTCGAGTGCGTACTCGAGATGTCTACGTGACTCAGCTCACGTGGATCTTGCGCTTTCAGGCAGCGGTACTCGAAACTTCTGATCCGTCGACTAGCTAGCCGCGTATAAAGACTTGTATTTCCCGGAACTATCAGCacatatgaatttttaatcacGAACGATACTTGGATACTTTACATATgggatattaattttttattaaaattttattttctctttttattattttgtgttaCGATTTACATTACAACAAtcgtattataatttaatttttgttttcttttgcGTGACAAAATGATTTATTCATCGTTACACATTCGAAATATTATAGCCGGTATAAAGGCTTggtattaattataaagtaattaatacCAAGCCTTTTATGTCTctcatgtattaataaatgtataataaatgctGAGAGTATAATTGACATGAAAGTAATGCTTTTAAATTTACGAATAtccatattatttattttgtttcaattTCATTGTTACATTTGTGTTTTACATTAATAGAGCCCTGCATAAATCCAAAACTCGTCACAGAATAGCACGCGTCAAATAAATGTTGGTTCATTTACATCTTCATTTAGCTGCCAACAAGAGGATGTTTAATTTAAAGCTCGGTGTACGTGGCGCGATTATCGGTTGTGTGTACACCCACATGGAGCATGGGTGTGCTAATCGAAATGACAGACAGTGTCGAAAAGGGGGAGGCGCACACGCGTCTATATTTAGTCATAAGGACCGTCGCCGGTCCTTAATCCGATTGATCAACGGTACGTGGCAAACGTTTCTGCGGATGCTGCTTATTATGTTAACTTTCGCCTTCCAAATTCGATTTTGTGGGAGTTTTCTCGCGATACGATGCAGCGCATTTCATAGTTCGAgaaacaacaacagcagcagcaataacacaataacaataataatctaTGCTGTTGTTTGTCacgtttatataattaatagaaataattaataatagatcgAAACGTTTCACAAGTTCCTTGTGAAAGAGGTTCTTAGTAGTCACAAACTCACTTTGCggaaacaaagaaaatattaatgtaatttaagaGAAAGTTATTGCGAAATTCGATCAATTAAACAAGAAGAactgaataatattatctgaaaaagaattatacaaatttcgtATCGTGACAAGCGCATGTCGCGATAAATCCAACTTGATCGTAGGCTGAACATGACACTTCCACTTGCGGTTTCTGCGTCGATGTAACAAAGATCGTGTGAGGTACACGTTCATGCGGGAGGTGTCAATAAAGCTCCTTGAAGATCGACTTGCATATCCTGTGGCATCCGTATATCCATGCCGTGTCAACACGTTCAGCCTTGATAAGCACGTGTCCGTTTGTTCCAACGACTCAACACTGACTGGTGCAACGCTATTTTTTCCTCTGCCAGACTATGATACATCCTTTCGGCATTTGTGGTCTTCTTTGTCTCGAGTAGTCCTCAATCATACATTATTGTACAATGGAAAGTCATGAAACGAAAAGCGCAATTATTCCAATGTAAAAACGTTAGCAAGTTTCTTAGAAATGTACTTATGTCTGTTACTTGAATTTGTTATTGttgttttgttaatttatttatagttcTCTCGAGGTGATGGCATACTGCGTTTTTCATGCATGGAGTGCTATGTAATCTTTCTTTCGGGataaacgttgaaaataagtcAGTATCCTccgatatatatgtaaatatcacGCTGTTTTGGAGTAGGCAGTGCTATTGAAAGTAATACGTCTATCTCACTGATTGATGATACAAGGTCAGATTAATGAAGGTTAAGCGACGGTTATCGTAAGTCCATTTACGGGGGACGGGTAATTGCAAACGGTGCAGTTAGAAGCTTGCACTGTGTTAACGTGAGGTAACGGATATCTTTAGAGGAGCAGCCGTTGGCATTTCTATAATGCAGACGGATCTACCATACTCGCATCTTCGAGGTCGAATTGGAGGTGGATTGCAAATGcagaaacaataataattaataatactctCGACACATGTTAATATTACATGTTTAAAAAGCAACATGAAGTATCATATATCAGGATAGAATTACAAAATAAGACaaaaataatagtaacaaaaataataaaaaataataaaataaagaaaacagaaattgCGAAGATTATATATCCATAATATACATTGTATTAACAATTGTATTGACAAAGCGGCATCCAGAAATTACACTGAAGGTTTAATCTTCGCCTGATGACAATGTAATCTAAACATGCTCCGTTCTTTACTGGGATTTACTTAGGTTTAATCCTTGCGCCACATTTGCATTTAGCAGTGGAGTAACGCGACTTGCGATCACGCTCCGAATCAAAGTTCCGAATTGTCAGTGCCAGCAGTCGACGCAGTTTGTTGATGTTGATTAGTACGAAATCGGTGCTGATCAAGTAATGGCAATCTGCGAGTCTCCGAATGCGCCCTGCGCAGGTTTCATCCTCAATGTCCATCGGCGTTTGCGACCCGGCGTAGAAAAAAAGAGCTCGCAGTCCGCAACTAGGACAGGGATTTTCCACGGTcgtgattaaatattaagctTGTAACTTGCGAACGTACGAGCGGATTACACAAGTGCGATctgcgacgcgcgcgcgtgtaaacACCATCCCGTCACGGCTCGTGAGCTCGTGGATTTAGGCGTAACAATGCGCATAAAGCGCTGAGCGTAATGCGACGACAGAAATACTTACGAGCGGCAGATTAGACGACGTGATTTTGTGGAGCGTGATTTCGCATGACGCGAACGCCATGCAGGTCGACGGAGCGATAAACAAGAGACACTTCGTGTCTTCGTGTCGACTGTTTCCTTACGTCACGTGTAAACATGCTTTCCTTGGAAAATCTCCAGAATCTCATTTACAATTTTCAAGCCCAAGAAttctatttgtaaatttatctgcagaaaaatcagaattatattaatcatcATGTGCGTCCATAATCGTCCCCAAACGTTTTTTGCTTTAGATTGCAAGTGAATTTCCAGCCCAAATACCGTCGTAAATTATAGGTCGCGTAAAGTGGACTTAATGCGTTATAATACACCGACACGGAATAAATTACAGAGCGACGCATAATCATGCCGTGACTATTCATTTTTACGATCCGTATTCTTGCGAAGAGTATTACGTCGCGTTCGTGCTTCGGATAGTCGATCGCTCGCTCGAAAGTAAGAAATCGCGTGACAAATTTACGTATAATCGCGATTTTCAGAAAACTCGTGCGTGacgataatttattgtttaacCATGCTGCAAACGATTCGTCGTTCAAAGCAGATTAGTTTCgcttatagaaaataaatttagtatGTAGGAGAGTCGTTACAGATCATATATTTCTGGACCAGAAGAACGAGAACAAGAATTACAACTACCGTCTTCGCAAACGTGGTtactctattttttatttgctgtaccgtattttatttctcgaaaGAAATGCCTGCACGAGGTCGGGAACGACGTTGGCCGTTCGCGTTTCGATATCGATGCGTCAGGATCGAGCGAAAGCGCGAACGTGCCCGTCTCGACGGTTTACGAGTGGGTGAACGAACTCGAAGTAAACCTTCATGCCTGGAGATGATTCGCGCGGCTAGAAGAGCGGAAGAGCAGCGTTCCATCCATCGTGCTAACGCTATAGCCGTCACGTGTATCACACGTGACGTGTAATGCATGCAATGTGAACACCGTGACAGAACGTCTCGTTCGATAAACGTATTTAACGTTCGACGAAGCTCGCATCTCTTGTACCCTGTTGGTTCTTAGGTACTTCAAGTTCCTGCTTAAATTGAGTTGACAGCATGAGAAATTAACGGTTACAATGAACAATGTCAATTATACCGAATATGTGACGTACTGTACGTAACACAATCTGTGTAACAAGATTACATATTAcacaaattacatattaaatttcatgttgaaaTCCAGGTCGAGTTTGTAAGCGGAGCTTGTCGCGCGCACGTATCAATGTAATTGCCGCAAAAGCATCCTGAAACCAGATAATAAACCAGATAACGTCTATCACCGGCGATTCGTAATTGCGGAAGCTAAAATTAGTTGAGGAACGGCATTTATTTCACGAAAAACAAGACGATACGTGCACGTAGCGGTTGCGGTTTCAGCCTGCGAGCTCCTTTTCCTGCGCCAATCGATGGCGCGCGTGATTTCGTAACTatggaaattatgaaagtgtgtcgCGGAATGTAAATTCGGGCCCATTATGCAGTTAGCGAGCCATCGTGGCGTCGAGGAATGGTAGATGAACTCCGTGAAGATTTCACGGGCGATGAGCTCATCCCGCGCTGTGCGATTGCATTAGCTT
This region includes:
- the LOC105276001 gene encoding polyadenylate-binding protein-interacting protein 2B, with amino-acid sequence MKMKIPNPNGSGNGYYGQESGIIPYADNTIDTEPEVQGIGDGDFSEYLWMENEEEFDKQVLQQLEEEELMEECLEAMLEEERQHQRNMSSTAWSTATGVSDNNAAELSQQLGGLKLHDDLAKQSKLNPDAAEFVPACKATVTPVSISSEVSAKTSEPS